A genomic region of Venturia canescens isolate UGA chromosome 9, ASM1945775v1, whole genome shotgun sequence contains the following coding sequences:
- the LOC122416013 gene encoding zinc finger protein 286A-like: protein MTNDRRTIVSSSESSSQFSQQETVQLTELLPVEQSRIKLIPDYTDQETTDGLRALRSFAVRGEHQDFLPERRFDSFRKIEVSVCATTTPEQPSHPYLREKKTRLHSDYTIMTNGNVVRSGGGVDNDDDNDDDDDDDDNDDDDDDDDNDDDVSLQNNEKRRKINGDDDDDEYNRVVDEEETHDEEWMENKVDKKCKTGGKKLRSQERFEKRSNTIDAEDEIYYYHRKRADIGKTFATPNKHRDNEDINGNDDDTATNLEILSAGVYRDMADNFSDGTSRFITQNYYNNEYRNGGEKVLKGRKNGRKKKIVERRGTTATRRDNINESSIDSQESGEARKDLRHKINGIIEANYLQAKREKNKAVPAENGNEEATVAAAAAAAAPTTTQGQDSKISSKSVNEPSTPMTTSLNAPTKKYRCLMCEASFKGSGGLRNHYKVVHAAGPVYKCDECGKEFPLKERLKLHVRTHTGFKPYKCPDCHKSFARGGQLVQHRGTHSKVKPYRCNLCAGTFTCAANLALHLKRHNGQKDHKCEICGRGFVRKDALKKHLECLHRDVKSFLCVICNKTFKGHLPQHMRTHAQDRPHGCATCGQRFAQKSQLTVHQRTHSGQRPFRCLVCWQAFAHSTALKLHTRRHTGERPFKCAECNAGFTQLPHWKKHMKCIHGRSEPYSCKNCNSYFRIKNDLENHEKACHSQETRSTVLGPSKPPAKDTPADDITITATTATTTTTTMTTTVTTTTTETAIRVSSLGESNGSSSLSSSSSSSSSSSSSSSSSSSSSSLSPDTPKFRTMSVERMRLLLAVLLKRISRPERLDELGFGKRLIDEVLQDSLVSAGKVPSRITGELDELESLRNNLQVFLEWTVPKEHWNNFRKINKTPEDILETLTAT from the coding sequence ATGACGAATGATCGACGGACGATCGTCTCGAGCTCCGAGTCGTCGTCTCAATTTTCGCAACAAGAGACCGTTCAGTTGACGGAATTGTTGCCGGTAGAGCAATCGAGGATCAAACTCATTCCTGATTACACGGATCAAGAGACCACCGATGGCTTACGAGCTCTGAGGAGTTTCGCGGTTCGCGGTGAACACCAGGATTTTTTACCAGAGCGCCGATTTGATTCCTTTCGTAAAATCGAAGTGTCCGTATGCGCAACAACCACGCCGGAACAGCCCTCCCATCCGTAtctgagggaaaaaaaaacacgtctCCACTCTGATTACACAATAATGACGAATGGAAACGTTGTGAGAAGCGGTGGCGGCGTCGACAATGACGACgataacgacgacgacgacgacgacgacgacaacgacgacgacgacgacgacgacgacaacgacgacgacgtctccttacaaaataatgaaaagagaagaaagattaacggtgatgatgatgatgacgagtACAACAGAGTCGTTGATGAGGAAGAAACTCATGATGAAGAATGGATGGAAAACAAAGTGGATAAAAAGTGTAAAaccggaggaaaaaaattacgaagccAAGAGCGGTTTGAGAAACGTTCGAATACGATCGATGCCGAagacgaaatttattattatcatcgtaAACGAGCCGATATCGGGAAAACTTTTGCCACGCCGAACAAGCATCGAGACAACGAGGATATAAACGGAAACGACGATGATACCGCaacaaatttggaaattttatctGCCGGAGTTTATAGGGATATGGCTGATAATTTTTCGGATGGTACATCAAGGTTCATCACccaaaattattataataatgagTACAGAAACGGCGGCGAGAAAGTTCtaaagggacgaaaaaatggtagaaaaaaaaagattgtcGAAAGAAGAGGAACGACGGCGACTCGACGAGACAACATTAACGAAAGTAGCATCGATTCTCAAGAATCCGGTGAAGCTAGAAAAGATCTTAGACATAAAATAAACGGTATAATAGAGGCGAATTATTTGCAGGctaaacgggaaaaaaataaggCCGTGCCTGCGGAAAACGGAAACGAGGAAGCAACGgtagcggcggcggcggcggcggcggcgccAACGACGACCCAAGGACAAGAttccaaaatttcatcaaaaagtgTTAATGAGCCATCGACTCCGATGACAACGAGCTTAAACGCGccgacgaaaaaatatcgGTGTTTGATGTGCGAGGCGAGTTTCAAGGGTAGCGGCGGTTTGAGAAATCACTACAAGGTCGTTCACGCTGCCGGGCCGGTGTACAAATGCGACGAGTGCGGCAAAGAATTTCCCCTGAAGGAGCGTCTGAAGCTTCACGTGCGAACGCACACCGGTTTCAAGCCGTACAAGTGTCCCGACTGTCACAAGAGTTTCGCTCGGGGTGGTCAATTGGTTCAGCATCGCGGTACCCACAGCAAAGTAAAGCCTTATCGTTGCAATTTGTGCGCGGGAACATTTACGTGCGCGGCCAATTTAGCCCTTCACTTGAAACGTCACAACGGCCAAAAAGATCACAAGTGCGAAATTTGCGGACGCGGCTTCGTCAGGAAAGACGCTCTTAAGAAACATCTCGAGTGCCTTCATCGCGACGTTAAATCCTTTCTCTGCGTAATATGCAACAAAACGTTCAAAGGACATTTGCCTCAGCACATGCGAACTCACGCTCAGGATCGACCCCACGGATGCGCCACGTGCGGCCAGAGATTCGCCCAAAAGTCACAGCTCACGGTTCATCAGAGAACCCACTCGGGTCAACGACCCTTCAGATGCCTCGTTTGTTGGCAAGCTTTTGCCCACTCTACCGCCCTCAAACTTCACACGAGAAGGCACACCGGTGAGAGGCCTTTCAAGTGCGCCGAGTGCAATGCCGGATTTACCCAATTGCCACACTGGAAAAAACACATGAAGTGTATACACGGCAGAAGCGAACCGTATAGTTGTAAAAATTGTAACAGTTACTTTCGGATTAAAAACGATCTTGAGAATCACGAGAAGGCTTGTCATTCCCAAGAGACTCGATCCACCGTTTTGGGTCCGTCAAAACCACCGGCTAAAGATACTCCGGCGGATGATATCACGATCACGGCAACGAcggcaacgacgacgacgacgacgatgacgacgacggtGACGACCACTACCACAGAAACTGCTATTCGCGTCAGCAGCCTCGGCGAGAGCAACggatcgtcgtcgttgtcgtcgtcgtcgtcgtcgtcgtcgtcgtcgtcgtcgtcgtcgtcgtcgtcgtcgtcatcgtcatcttTATCCCCGGATACTCCCAAGTTTCGTACCATGAGCGTGGAACGCATGAGACTTCTCCTCGCGGTCTTGCTCAAGAGAATTTCTCGGCCGGAGAGACTGGACGAACTTGGTTTTGGCAAGAGGCTCATCGACGAGGTTCTTCAGGATTCTCTTGTTTCCGCGGGCAAAGTACCCTCACGAATCACTGGTGAGCTCGATGAGCTCGAGAGCCTTCGCAATAATCTCCAAGTTTTTCTCGAGTGGACCGTACCGAAAGAGCACTGGAACAATTTTCGTAAGATCAACAAAACTCCCGAGGATATACTGGAGACTCTCACAGCCACGTAG
- the LOC122416012 gene encoding lysosomal alpha-glucosidase-like isoform X3, with product MNASIAIPRMVPPNCRVRIEDWSIYKAANKTPNNPMFYENCGKSFYKKDIRLIRMDVYYIEGSIIRVKIVDALDKRYEPHIPIERESLPGNTANLKYSIEKSSRAPGFSIKSTSDDTVLLDSSIGGGFIFADQFLQISFRLNEGSVVYGLGEHRNRLRLSTKWQSQTFFNKDQPPTENANLYGSHPFALVMAKPGQYFGLLFLNSNAMDVILQPTPAITYRSIGGIFDFYSFMGPSPSQVIEQYSRVIGKPFMPPYWSLGFHLCRFGYGTLDETIRVWNRTRAAGIPFDTQWNDLDYMKENNDFTYNTDKFGKLPEFVEHLHEIGMHYVPLIDAAISGSEANGSYRPYDEGIRRDIFIKEANSTLPFKGKVWNTRSSVWPDFTNPAALDYWHDMMNDMWRMFPYDGAWIDMNEPSNFYNGKINGCENNDRDNPIYVPRVVGDVLATKTLCMNAQHYLGSHYNIHNTYGTSEAVATNRALTKIRGLRPFVISRSTWVGHGFYAGHWSGDIYSSWHDMKMSVAQLLNFGFFQIPMMGADICGFDGNTTEALCNRWSQLGAFYPFSRNHNSDDTIEQDPVAMGQLVVESTRKALTVRYRLLPHLYTLFFRAHAFGETVARPLFFEFSNDSATWDLDTQFLWGNSLMIVPVLEEGATRVTAYVPKGTWYDFYEKKRILSRGENYTLEAPLDTIPLLVRGGYILPAQTPSKTTTESRENPFELLIASDDLGLAEGELYWDDGDSLDATEKKNYRWLRFNLVNRTVSCIQAKPGKYAGKMTLGKVEVLGVVEPVTEVFVNDKKTRFIYDEARSYLTVQDLEVDLAHKMRLSWI from the exons ATGAACGCTTCGATTGCCATCCCGAGGATGGTGCCTCCGAACTGTCGTGTACGGATAGAG GACTGGAGTATTTACAAAGCTGCAAACAAGACACCGAATAACCCCatgttttatgaaaattgtgGCAAATCTTTCTACAAAAAAGATATTAGGTTGATCAGAATGGATGTGTATTATATAGAAGGCTCGATCATACGAGTAAAG ATAGTCGATGCTCTCGATAAGCGCTACGAGCCACATATACCAATTGAACGAGAATCGTTACCTGGCAACACAGCGAATCTAAaatattcgatcgaaaaaagttcCCGTGCTCCTGGTTTTTCCATCAAAAGTACGAGCGATGATACGGTTTT GCTGGATTCGAGCATCGGCGGAGGATTTATATTCGCCGATCAGTTTCTACAAATTTCCTTTAGATTGAACGAAGGTAGCGTCGTTTATGGTCTAGGGGAGCATCGAAATCGATTACGATTGAGCACGAAATGGCAAAGTCAGACATTCTTTAACAAGGATCAACCACCGACGGAAAATGCCAATTTGTACGGATCACATCCTTTTGCCCTCGTTATGGCAAAACCCGGTCAATATTTTGGATTGCTATTTCTCAACAGCAACGCCATGG ACGTTATTCTCCAACCGACTCCGGCTATAACGTATAGAAGCATCGGTGGCatcttcgatttttattccttcatggGACCGTCACCCTCGCAAGTGATCGAGCAATATTCTCGGGTGATTGGTAAGCCTTTTATGCCGCCGTACTGGTCATTGGGTTTTCATCTGTGCAGATTTGGCTACGGAACTTTGGACGAAACGATACGCGTCTGGAACAGAACGAGGGCAGCCGGGATTCCGTTC GATACTCAATGGAACGATTTGGATtacatgaaagaaaataacgaTTTTACGTACAATACCGACAAGTTTGGAAAATTACCCGAGTTTGTGGAGCATCTTCATGAG ATAGGAATGCACTATGTACCGTTGATAGACGCAGCTATTTCGGGTTCCGAAGCAAACGGTTCATATCGCCCGTACGACGAGGGTATACGCCGTGACATATTTATAAAGGAGGCAAACTCGACTTTACCGTTTAAAGGAAAAGTTTGGAATACGCGATCGTCGGTTTGGCCGGATTTTACAAATCCGGCGGCTCTGGATTACTGGCACGACATGATGAACGATATGTGGCGGATGTTTCCGTACGACGGCGCTTGGATC GACATGAACGAGCCATCCAATTTTTACAACGGCAAGATAAACGGGTGTGAAAATAACGATCGCGATAATCCGATCTACGTACCGAGAGTCGTCGGTGATGTATTGGCGACGAAAACGCTCTGTATGAACGCTCAACATTATCTTGGCTCGCACTATAATATTCACAATACTTATGGGACGAGCGAGGCCGTTGCAACCAATCG TGCGTTGACGAAAATTCGAGGGCTTCGACCTTTCGTTATTTCACGGTCGACGTGGGTTGGTCATGGATTTTACGCGGGCCACTGGTCAGGCGACATTTATTCCTCCTGGCACGATATGAAAATGAGCGTGGCTCAATTATTGAACtttggtttttttcaaattcccatGATGGGTGCGGATATTTGTGGATTTGACGGTAATACGACGGAGGCACTGTGCAATCGGTGGTCCCAGCTAGGAGCGTTTTATCCATTTTCACGGAACCATAACAGCGACGACACTATC GAACAAGATCCCGTCGCGATGGGTCAACTGGTCGTTGAATCAACGAGAAAAGCTCTCACGGTTCGTTATCGACTTTTGCCACATCTTTACacccttttttttcgtgcccACGCATTTGGCGAGACTGTAGCGCGACCGCTCTTTTTCGA ATTCAGCAATGACTCAGCGACCTGGGATTTGGATACTCAATTCCTTTGGGGGAACTCTTTGATGATCGTACCGGTATTAGAGGAG GGAGCGACACGAGTTACCGCTTACGTCCCGAAAGGTACTTGGtacgatttttatgaaaagaAGCGTATATTATCGAGGGGTGAAAACTACACGCTCGAAGCACCTCTCGACACAATACCTTTGCTCGTGCGCGGTGGATATATCCTACCGGCTCAAACGCCGTCTAAAACGACCACCGAGAGTCGTGAAAATCCTTTCGAATTGTTAATCGCGTCCGATGATCTGGGCCTGGCTGAAGGTGAATTATACTGGGACGACGGTGATAGCCTTG ACgctaccgaaaaaaaaaattatcgttgGTTGCGTTTCAACCTGGTGAATCGAACAGTTTCCTGTATCCAAGCGAAACCTGGCAAATACGCGGGAAAAATGACGCTTGGAAAAGTTGAAGTGTTGGGTGTTGTCGAGCCGGTTACGGAGGTATTCGTCAATGATAAAAAGACTCGATTCATTTACGACGAAGCCCGATCG TATCTGACCGTACAAGATCTTGAGGTGGACTTGGCGCATAAAATGCGGCTCTCGTGGATATGA
- the LOC122416012 gene encoding lysosomal alpha-glucosidase-like isoform X2: MTLFLPTRREPFWKVHKNFIESKAEPKSGRCTRRRLILSQSLILLISLVIASSFILLISTRSAFETSSARSNETNGISINKRQRLAGCSTIPENERFDCHPEDGASELSCTDRGCCWSPTKRRYSQRLRKLPLDVPYCYYPQDWSIYKAANKTPNNPMFYENCGKSFYKKDIRLIRMDVYYIEGSIIRVKIVDALDKRYEPHIPIERESLPGNTANLKYSIEKSSRAPGFSIKSTSDDTVLLDSSIGGGFIFADQFLQISFRLNEGSVVYGLGEHRNRLRLSTKWQSQTFFNKDQPPTENANLYGSHPFALVMAKPGQYFGLLFLNSNAMDVILQPTPAITYRSIGGIFDFYSFMGPSPSQVIEQYSRVIGKPFMPPYWSLGFHLCRFGYGTLDETIRVWNRTRAAGIPFDTQWNDLDYMKENNDFTYNTDKFGKLPEFVEHLHEIGMHYVPLIDAAISGSEANGSYRPYDEGIRRDIFIKEANSTLPFKGKVWNTRSSVWPDFTNPAALDYWHDMMNDMWRMFPYDGAWIDMNEPSNFYNGKINGCENNDRDNPIYVPRVVGDVLATKTLCMNAQHYLGSHYNIHNTYGTSEAVATNRALTKIRGLRPFVISRSTWVGHGFYAGHWSGDIYSSWHDMKMSVAQLLNFGFFQIPMMGADICGFDGNTTEALCNRWSQLGAFYPFSRNHNSDDTIEQDPVAMGQLVVESTRKALTVRYRLLPHLYTLFFRAHAFGETVARPLFFEFSNDSATWDLDTQFLWGNSLMIVPVLEEGATRVTAYVPKGTWYDFYEKKRILSRGENYTLEAPLDTIPLLVRGGYILPAQTPSKTTTESRENPFELLIASDDLGLAEGELYWDDGDSLDATEKKNYRWLRFNLVNRTVSCIQAKPGKYAGKMTLGKVEVLGVVEPVTEVFVNDKKTRFIYDEARSYLTVQDLEVDLAHKMRLSWI, translated from the exons ATGACCCTGTTTCTTCCAACGAGGAGAGAACCATTTTGGAAggttcacaaaaatttcattgaatcaaAGGCCGAGCCAAAGAGCGGACGTTGTACCCGGCGACGTTTGATTTTATCCCAGTCGTTGATCCTCCTAATAAGTTTAGTAATCGCCTCGTCGTTTATTCTGTTAATTTCAACGAGGAGCGCATTTGAAACGTCTTCGGCTAGATCAAACGAAACAAACGGTATATCCATAAATAAACGACAAAGGTTGGCAGGATGCTCGACGATCCCTGAGAATGAACGCTTCGATTGCCATCCCGAGGATGGTGCCTCCGAACTGTCGTGTACGGATAGAGGTTGTTGTTGGAGTCCCACGAAGAGAAGATATTCCCAGAGATTGCGCAAACTTCCTCTAGACGTGCCTTACTGTTATTATCCGCAGGACTGGAGTATTTACAAAGCTGCAAACAAGACACCGAATAACCCCatgttttatgaaaattgtgGCAAATCTTTCTACAAAAAAGATATTAGGTTGATCAGAATGGATGTGTATTATATAGAAGGCTCGATCATACGAGTAAAG ATAGTCGATGCTCTCGATAAGCGCTACGAGCCACATATACCAATTGAACGAGAATCGTTACCTGGCAACACAGCGAATCTAAaatattcgatcgaaaaaagttcCCGTGCTCCTGGTTTTTCCATCAAAAGTACGAGCGATGATACGGTTTT GCTGGATTCGAGCATCGGCGGAGGATTTATATTCGCCGATCAGTTTCTACAAATTTCCTTTAGATTGAACGAAGGTAGCGTCGTTTATGGTCTAGGGGAGCATCGAAATCGATTACGATTGAGCACGAAATGGCAAAGTCAGACATTCTTTAACAAGGATCAACCACCGACGGAAAATGCCAATTTGTACGGATCACATCCTTTTGCCCTCGTTATGGCAAAACCCGGTCAATATTTTGGATTGCTATTTCTCAACAGCAACGCCATGG ACGTTATTCTCCAACCGACTCCGGCTATAACGTATAGAAGCATCGGTGGCatcttcgatttttattccttcatggGACCGTCACCCTCGCAAGTGATCGAGCAATATTCTCGGGTGATTGGTAAGCCTTTTATGCCGCCGTACTGGTCATTGGGTTTTCATCTGTGCAGATTTGGCTACGGAACTTTGGACGAAACGATACGCGTCTGGAACAGAACGAGGGCAGCCGGGATTCCGTTC GATACTCAATGGAACGATTTGGATtacatgaaagaaaataacgaTTTTACGTACAATACCGACAAGTTTGGAAAATTACCCGAGTTTGTGGAGCATCTTCATGAG ATAGGAATGCACTATGTACCGTTGATAGACGCAGCTATTTCGGGTTCCGAAGCAAACGGTTCATATCGCCCGTACGACGAGGGTATACGCCGTGACATATTTATAAAGGAGGCAAACTCGACTTTACCGTTTAAAGGAAAAGTTTGGAATACGCGATCGTCGGTTTGGCCGGATTTTACAAATCCGGCGGCTCTGGATTACTGGCACGACATGATGAACGATATGTGGCGGATGTTTCCGTACGACGGCGCTTGGATC GACATGAACGAGCCATCCAATTTTTACAACGGCAAGATAAACGGGTGTGAAAATAACGATCGCGATAATCCGATCTACGTACCGAGAGTCGTCGGTGATGTATTGGCGACGAAAACGCTCTGTATGAACGCTCAACATTATCTTGGCTCGCACTATAATATTCACAATACTTATGGGACGAGCGAGGCCGTTGCAACCAATCG TGCGTTGACGAAAATTCGAGGGCTTCGACCTTTCGTTATTTCACGGTCGACGTGGGTTGGTCATGGATTTTACGCGGGCCACTGGTCAGGCGACATTTATTCCTCCTGGCACGATATGAAAATGAGCGTGGCTCAATTATTGAACtttggtttttttcaaattcccatGATGGGTGCGGATATTTGTGGATTTGACGGTAATACGACGGAGGCACTGTGCAATCGGTGGTCCCAGCTAGGAGCGTTTTATCCATTTTCACGGAACCATAACAGCGACGACACTATC GAACAAGATCCCGTCGCGATGGGTCAACTGGTCGTTGAATCAACGAGAAAAGCTCTCACGGTTCGTTATCGACTTTTGCCACATCTTTACacccttttttttcgtgcccACGCATTTGGCGAGACTGTAGCGCGACCGCTCTTTTTCGA ATTCAGCAATGACTCAGCGACCTGGGATTTGGATACTCAATTCCTTTGGGGGAACTCTTTGATGATCGTACCGGTATTAGAGGAG GGAGCGACACGAGTTACCGCTTACGTCCCGAAAGGTACTTGGtacgatttttatgaaaagaAGCGTATATTATCGAGGGGTGAAAACTACACGCTCGAAGCACCTCTCGACACAATACCTTTGCTCGTGCGCGGTGGATATATCCTACCGGCTCAAACGCCGTCTAAAACGACCACCGAGAGTCGTGAAAATCCTTTCGAATTGTTAATCGCGTCCGATGATCTGGGCCTGGCTGAAGGTGAATTATACTGGGACGACGGTGATAGCCTTG ACgctaccgaaaaaaaaaattatcgttgGTTGCGTTTCAACCTGGTGAATCGAACAGTTTCCTGTATCCAAGCGAAACCTGGCAAATACGCGGGAAAAATGACGCTTGGAAAAGTTGAAGTGTTGGGTGTTGTCGAGCCGGTTACGGAGGTATTCGTCAATGATAAAAAGACTCGATTCATTTACGACGAAGCCCGATCG TATCTGACCGTACAAGATCTTGAGGTGGACTTGGCGCATAAAATGCGGCTCTCGTGGATATGA
- the LOC122416012 gene encoding lysosomal alpha-glucosidase-like isoform X1, with protein MMRKYWIIQIYRKKNFCKYSSIESFFIQFLYSIDMTLFLPTRREPFWKVHKNFIESKAEPKSGRCTRRRLILSQSLILLISLVIASSFILLISTRSAFETSSARSNETNGISINKRQRLAGCSTIPENERFDCHPEDGASELSCTDRGCCWSPTKRRYSQRLRKLPLDVPYCYYPQDWSIYKAANKTPNNPMFYENCGKSFYKKDIRLIRMDVYYIEGSIIRVKIVDALDKRYEPHIPIERESLPGNTANLKYSIEKSSRAPGFSIKSTSDDTVLLDSSIGGGFIFADQFLQISFRLNEGSVVYGLGEHRNRLRLSTKWQSQTFFNKDQPPTENANLYGSHPFALVMAKPGQYFGLLFLNSNAMDVILQPTPAITYRSIGGIFDFYSFMGPSPSQVIEQYSRVIGKPFMPPYWSLGFHLCRFGYGTLDETIRVWNRTRAAGIPFDTQWNDLDYMKENNDFTYNTDKFGKLPEFVEHLHEIGMHYVPLIDAAISGSEANGSYRPYDEGIRRDIFIKEANSTLPFKGKVWNTRSSVWPDFTNPAALDYWHDMMNDMWRMFPYDGAWIDMNEPSNFYNGKINGCENNDRDNPIYVPRVVGDVLATKTLCMNAQHYLGSHYNIHNTYGTSEAVATNRALTKIRGLRPFVISRSTWVGHGFYAGHWSGDIYSSWHDMKMSVAQLLNFGFFQIPMMGADICGFDGNTTEALCNRWSQLGAFYPFSRNHNSDDTIEQDPVAMGQLVVESTRKALTVRYRLLPHLYTLFFRAHAFGETVARPLFFEFSNDSATWDLDTQFLWGNSLMIVPVLEEGATRVTAYVPKGTWYDFYEKKRILSRGENYTLEAPLDTIPLLVRGGYILPAQTPSKTTTESRENPFELLIASDDLGLAEGELYWDDGDSLDATEKKNYRWLRFNLVNRTVSCIQAKPGKYAGKMTLGKVEVLGVVEPVTEVFVNDKKTRFIYDEARSYLTVQDLEVDLAHKMRLSWI; from the exons ATGATGAGAAAGTATTGGATAATtcaaatatacagaaaaaaaaatttctgcaaATACTCTTctattgaaagttttttcattcagtTTCTCTATTCGATAGACATGACCCTGTTTCTTCCAACGAGGAGAGAACCATTTTGGAAggttcacaaaaatttcattgaatcaaAGGCCGAGCCAAAGAGCGGACGTTGTACCCGGCGACGTTTGATTTTATCCCAGTCGTTGATCCTCCTAATAAGTTTAGTAATCGCCTCGTCGTTTATTCTGTTAATTTCAACGAGGAGCGCATTTGAAACGTCTTCGGCTAGATCAAACGAAACAAACGGTATATCCATAAATAAACGACAAAGGTTGGCAGGATGCTCGACGATCCCTGAGAATGAACGCTTCGATTGCCATCCCGAGGATGGTGCCTCCGAACTGTCGTGTACGGATAGAGGTTGTTGTTGGAGTCCCACGAAGAGAAGATATTCCCAGAGATTGCGCAAACTTCCTCTAGACGTGCCTTACTGTTATTATCCGCAGGACTGGAGTATTTACAAAGCTGCAAACAAGACACCGAATAACCCCatgttttatgaaaattgtgGCAAATCTTTCTACAAAAAAGATATTAGGTTGATCAGAATGGATGTGTATTATATAGAAGGCTCGATCATACGAGTAAAG ATAGTCGATGCTCTCGATAAGCGCTACGAGCCACATATACCAATTGAACGAGAATCGTTACCTGGCAACACAGCGAATCTAAaatattcgatcgaaaaaagttcCCGTGCTCCTGGTTTTTCCATCAAAAGTACGAGCGATGATACGGTTTT GCTGGATTCGAGCATCGGCGGAGGATTTATATTCGCCGATCAGTTTCTACAAATTTCCTTTAGATTGAACGAAGGTAGCGTCGTTTATGGTCTAGGGGAGCATCGAAATCGATTACGATTGAGCACGAAATGGCAAAGTCAGACATTCTTTAACAAGGATCAACCACCGACGGAAAATGCCAATTTGTACGGATCACATCCTTTTGCCCTCGTTATGGCAAAACCCGGTCAATATTTTGGATTGCTATTTCTCAACAGCAACGCCATGG ACGTTATTCTCCAACCGACTCCGGCTATAACGTATAGAAGCATCGGTGGCatcttcgatttttattccttcatggGACCGTCACCCTCGCAAGTGATCGAGCAATATTCTCGGGTGATTGGTAAGCCTTTTATGCCGCCGTACTGGTCATTGGGTTTTCATCTGTGCAGATTTGGCTACGGAACTTTGGACGAAACGATACGCGTCTGGAACAGAACGAGGGCAGCCGGGATTCCGTTC GATACTCAATGGAACGATTTGGATtacatgaaagaaaataacgaTTTTACGTACAATACCGACAAGTTTGGAAAATTACCCGAGTTTGTGGAGCATCTTCATGAG ATAGGAATGCACTATGTACCGTTGATAGACGCAGCTATTTCGGGTTCCGAAGCAAACGGTTCATATCGCCCGTACGACGAGGGTATACGCCGTGACATATTTATAAAGGAGGCAAACTCGACTTTACCGTTTAAAGGAAAAGTTTGGAATACGCGATCGTCGGTTTGGCCGGATTTTACAAATCCGGCGGCTCTGGATTACTGGCACGACATGATGAACGATATGTGGCGGATGTTTCCGTACGACGGCGCTTGGATC GACATGAACGAGCCATCCAATTTTTACAACGGCAAGATAAACGGGTGTGAAAATAACGATCGCGATAATCCGATCTACGTACCGAGAGTCGTCGGTGATGTATTGGCGACGAAAACGCTCTGTATGAACGCTCAACATTATCTTGGCTCGCACTATAATATTCACAATACTTATGGGACGAGCGAGGCCGTTGCAACCAATCG TGCGTTGACGAAAATTCGAGGGCTTCGACCTTTCGTTATTTCACGGTCGACGTGGGTTGGTCATGGATTTTACGCGGGCCACTGGTCAGGCGACATTTATTCCTCCTGGCACGATATGAAAATGAGCGTGGCTCAATTATTGAACtttggtttttttcaaattcccatGATGGGTGCGGATATTTGTGGATTTGACGGTAATACGACGGAGGCACTGTGCAATCGGTGGTCCCAGCTAGGAGCGTTTTATCCATTTTCACGGAACCATAACAGCGACGACACTATC GAACAAGATCCCGTCGCGATGGGTCAACTGGTCGTTGAATCAACGAGAAAAGCTCTCACGGTTCGTTATCGACTTTTGCCACATCTTTACacccttttttttcgtgcccACGCATTTGGCGAGACTGTAGCGCGACCGCTCTTTTTCGA ATTCAGCAATGACTCAGCGACCTGGGATTTGGATACTCAATTCCTTTGGGGGAACTCTTTGATGATCGTACCGGTATTAGAGGAG GGAGCGACACGAGTTACCGCTTACGTCCCGAAAGGTACTTGGtacgatttttatgaaaagaAGCGTATATTATCGAGGGGTGAAAACTACACGCTCGAAGCACCTCTCGACACAATACCTTTGCTCGTGCGCGGTGGATATATCCTACCGGCTCAAACGCCGTCTAAAACGACCACCGAGAGTCGTGAAAATCCTTTCGAATTGTTAATCGCGTCCGATGATCTGGGCCTGGCTGAAGGTGAATTATACTGGGACGACGGTGATAGCCTTG ACgctaccgaaaaaaaaaattatcgttgGTTGCGTTTCAACCTGGTGAATCGAACAGTTTCCTGTATCCAAGCGAAACCTGGCAAATACGCGGGAAAAATGACGCTTGGAAAAGTTGAAGTGTTGGGTGTTGTCGAGCCGGTTACGGAGGTATTCGTCAATGATAAAAAGACTCGATTCATTTACGACGAAGCCCGATCG TATCTGACCGTACAAGATCTTGAGGTGGACTTGGCGCATAAAATGCGGCTCTCGTGGATATGA